The genomic segment TGCTGGACGAGCCCGGCCTGGTGCGCGCCGCCGGCGCCGCCGCCGCTCTGGCGCTGGAGAACGAGCGCCTGGAGGCCGAGCTCAAGGCGCGCGTCGCCGAGCTGCAGGTGTCGCGGGCCAAGGTCATCGAGGTCGGCATGGCCGAGCGCCGGGCACTGGAGCGCAACCTCCACGACGGGGCCCAGCAGCGGCTCGTCGCGCTCTCGCTCCAGCTCGGCCTGGCACGCTCCAAGCTGCGCGAGAGCCCGGACGTGGCCGAGCGCATCCTCGACGGCGCCCGCGTCGAGCTCGCCAACGCGCTGGAGGAGCTGCGCGAGCTGGCCCGCGGCATCCACCCGGCGGTGCTCACCGACCGCGGGCTGCCTGCCGCGCTGGAGGCGCTGGCCGGCCGCGCACCGGTCCCCGTGGAGATCGAGGGCGTGCCCGACGCACGCCTGCCGATGCCCGTCGAGGCCGTCGCGTACTTCGTGGTCTCGGAGTCGCTGGCCAACATGGCCAAGTACGCCGACGCCGAATATGCGACTGTCCGGGTTCTCCGCGAGAATGGATACGCAGTGGTCGAGATCGAGGACAACGGCATCGGCGGCGCTGACCCGTCGGCCGGCACGGGCCTGCGCGGGCTGGCCGACCGCCTCGCCGCCCTGGACGGGCGGCTGGAGGTCGACTCCCCCCTGGGGGTCGGCACGACCGTGAGGGCGAGGATCCCTTGCGCGTAGTGCTGGCAGACGACTCGGTGCTGCTGCGGGAGGGGCTCGCGGCGCTCCTGGAGGGCAAGGACTTCGAGGTGGTGGCCCAGTCGGGCGACGCCGAGGACCTGCTGCGCAAGGTCGGCGCCCACAAGCCCGACGTCGCGATCGTCGACGTGCGCATGCCGCCGACCCACACCGACGAGGGCCTGAAGGCCGCGCTGGAGATCCGCTCGCGCTTCCCCGACACCGGGGTGCTCGTGCTCAGCGCCTACGTCGAGGAGACCTCGGCGCTCGAGCTGCTCTCCGACGACGCCGCGGGGATCGGCTACCTGCTCAAGGACCGCGTCAGCGACGTCGACCGCTTCACGGAGGCCGTGCGGCGCGTGGGGGAGGGCGGCAGCGCCCTGGACCCCGAGGTCGTCTCGCGCCTGCTCGGCCGCCGGCGTCGGGAGGACCCGCTCGAGGCCCTCTCCCCGCGCGAGCGCGAGGTGCTCGGCCTCATGGCCGAGGGCCGCTCCAACCACGCGATCGCCGAGGCGCTCGTCGTCACCGAGCGCGCGGTGGAGAAGCACGTGACGTCGATCTTCACCAAACTCTCGCTGCCGCCGACCGTCGAGGACCACCGCCGCGTCCTCGCCGTCCTGGCCTACGTGCAGTCCGCCTGAGCACCGCGTCGGGGACGCGTCACGGGTCCACCGGTGACATCCCCTAGGGGTTAAGGGGGAGCTAGCCGTACCCCGGGAAAATCCCCTGGCTGGGAGGCTGCCCGACATGACCTCCATCGTCTCTGCGCAGGACCTCGGCCGGGTGTTCGGCGAGGGTGGTGCTGCCGTGACAGCGCTCGACGGCGTCACCGTCGACTTTCCCGCCGGCGCGTTCACCGCGATCATGGGCCCCTCGGGCTCCGGCAAGTCCACGTTGATGCACCTGCTCGCCGGCCTGGACCGCCCGACCTCGGGCACCGTGACGCTCGACGGCATCGAGCTGACCACGCTCAACGACGACGCGCTGACCCAGCTGCGCCGCGACCGCGTCGGCTTCATCTTCCAGGCCTTCAACCTGCTGCCCGTGCTGACGGCGTTCGAGAACATCGTGTTGCCGCTGTCGATCGCCGGCCGCGACCCCGACGACGCCTGGGTCGAGCAGCTCATCGACCTCGTGGGCCTTCGCGACCGCATCACGCACCGGCCCAGCGAGCTCTCCGGCGGCCAGCAGCAGCGCGTGGCCGTCGTCCGGGCGCTGGCCAGCCGGCCCGCGGTCGTGTTCGCGGACGAGCCGACGGGCAACCTGGACTCGGCGGCCTCCACCGAGATCCTGCAGCTGCTGCGCCGGTCCGTCGACGAGTTCGGCCAGACGATCATCATGGTCACCCACGACGAGGAGGCCGCCGGCTACGCCGACCGCCTGCTCGTCCTGCGCGACGGCCAGATCGTCGAGGACCGCGCCCCCACCACGTCCGCCGTCGCCTAGGCCCGGAGCCGACCACCATGGCCAAGATCGCCGTCCGCGGGCTGCTCGCCCGCAAGCTCCGCCTTGCCCTGACCGCCCTGGCCGTCGCGCTGGGCGTCACGCTCATCGCGGGCACCTACATCTTCACCGACACCATCACGAAGTCGTTCGACACGATCTTCACGCAGGGCAACAAGGGCACCGACGTCGCGCTGTCGCCGAACAACGACCTCGCCGGCGACAACGACCCGCCACCGATCCCGGCCTCCGTCCTGGCCCGCGTCAAGCAGGTCGACGGCGTCGCCCAGGCCGAGGGTGCCGTGTTCAGCGCGGGCGGCTCGTTCCGCAAGGCCGACGGCTCCAAGCTCAAGGGCAAGGGCTTCAGCGCGATCGCCGGGGCCCACGACGTCAAGCGCTTCGAGTCCTTCGCGCCGACCCAGGGCCATCTGCCCGAGACGGCCGACGAGGTCGCCATCCCCAAGGGCACGGCCGACAACGAGCACCTCAGGCTCGGCGACAAGCTCCAGATCCAGGACGCGGCCCCCAAGAAGCTGTACACCATCTCGGGCATCGTGACGATCGCCGGCGTCGACTCGCTCGGCGGCGGGGTCATCGCGGTCCTGACGCTGCCCGAGGCCCAGCGCATGACCGGCAAGGGCACCGCCTTCGACGAGATCGAGGTCGCCGCCAAGCCCGGCGTGACGCCGGCCCAGCTCAAGGCGCGCATCGCCAAGGTGGTGCCCAAGGGCATCGAGGTGCGCACCGGCCCCGAGCAGGCCGACCAGCAGACCAAGGACATCAAGACGGGCTTCCTGGACTTCCTGCGCACCGCGCTGCTGGCCTTCGCCGGGATCTCCCTGTTCGTCGGGGCCTTCCTGATCTTCAACACGTTCTCGATCACGGTGGCCCAGCGCACGCGCGAGTTCGCGCTGCTGCGGGTGCTGGGCGCCAAGCGCAAGCAGGTGCTGCGCTCGGTCCTGGCCGAGGGCCTGGTGATCGGCGTCGTCGGCTCGGCCGTGGGCCTGGGCCTGGGCATCCTCGTGGCCGGGGGCCTGAAGGCGCTGTTCAAGGCCTTCGGCGCCGACCTGCCGACGACGGGCACGGTCATCGCCTCGCGCACGATCATCGTCTCGCTGCTCGTGGGGACGATCGTCACGCTCATCTCGACGCTGGCGCCGGCGTTCCGGGCCACCCGCGTGCCGCCGCTGGCGGCCCTGCGCGAGGGGCTGGACAGCGGGCACAAGCGCTCGCGCTGGGCCACGCCGCTGGCCGCGCTGCTGACGCTCGGCGGCCTGGCCCTCATGGCGCTCGGGCTGTTCGGCACCGCCAAGGCCAGCGCGGCCCTGTCGCTCATGGGCGGTGGCGCGGTGGCGACGTTCCTCGGCGTGGCGCTGCTGAGCCCCCGCCTCGTCGGGCCGATCGCCGGCTTCGTCGGCATCCCGTTCGAGCGCCTGCGCGGGATCACCGGCCGCATCGCCCGCGAGAACACCGTGCGCTTCCCGGGCCGGACGGCCGTCACCGCCGGCGCGCTGATGATCGGCGTCGCGCTGGTCACGTTCGCCTCCGTGTTCGCCGCCGGCGCCAAGAGCACGATCCGCGAGGCGGTCGACAACGGCTCGCGCGCCCAGGCCGTCGTCGAGAACACCGATGGCTTCAGCGCGTTCTCGCCCCAGGCGACCGCGGCTGTCGCCAAGGTCCCCGGCGTCAAGGAGGTCGCGGCGATCCGCACCGCCCAGGGCCGGATCGACGGCAAGAAGAAGGGCGTCACCGGCGTCGACCAGCGGACGTTCCCCGACCTGTATCACTCGGGCTGGAAGCAGGGCGGCGACGCCACGATGCGCGCGCTCGGCGACGGCCAGGTCCTCATCAGCAAGAAGTACTCCGAGGACAACGGCGTCAAGGTCGGCGACACCCTGCGGATCGAGACGGCCAAGGCCCTCACGGTGCCGCTGAAGGTCACCGGGATCCTGAACGACAAGGGCGGCCTGACCGGCGACCTCGTCGTGACCAACAGCCTGCTCGAGCGCGACTTCGGCGCGCGCAAGGACGCGTTCGTGTTCGTCGGCTACGACGGGTCGCGGCCGGCCACGCAGGTCAAGGCCCAGATCGACCGGCTGCTCGACACCCAGTTCCCCGAGGCCGAGGCCAAGACCAACGGCGAGTTCATCAAGCAGCAGGAGGACCAGGTCAACCAGCTGCTGACCCTGATCTACGCGCTGCTGGCTATGGCGATCATCGTGTCGCTGTTCGGGATCGTCAACACGCTCGTGCTCTCGATCTCCGAGCGCACGCGCGAGCTGGGCCTGCTGCGCGCGATCGGGATGTCGCGCCGGCAGGTGCGCCGCGTCATCCGCTACGAGGCGATCATCACCGCCGAGATCGGCGCGGTGATCGGGCTCGTGCTCGGGATCGTGCTCTCGATCCTGGTGACGCGGGCGATCGACGGCTTCAGGCTGGCGATCCCGGTCGGCTCGCTGATCCTGCTGCTCGTGCTCGCCGCGCTGGCCGGCGTCCTGGCGGCGATCCTGCCCGCGCGCCGCGCGTCGCGCCTGAACGTGCTCGAGTCGCTGGCCTACGAGTAGGCCGACGACGCGGGCGAAGGACTCCGGGGCGGCGGGACATCCCGCCGCCCCGGCCGCGCCTCAGGCCGGGTCGACCGGCAGCCCGGTCGCCCGCCAGGCCTCGAAGCCTCCGGCCAGGTCGGTGGCGCCGGCGAAGCCCAGGCCCTGCAGCGTGGCCGCCTGCAGGAGGTCGTGGATCGTCGTGCGCTCGCCGGCCGTCGAGGGCGCGCTACCCGATCGGCGTCGGGGCAGCCGCCGTCTCGACCTCGGCGTCGTCGGGCACGGGGTCGGGCCCGAGGCCGGGGCGCCGGTACAGGGTCCACAGCAGCGCGCACAGCAGGCCCGCGCCGCCGGCGTAGCCGACCTCGGCCCGGGCGAGCTCGTCGCCGACGATCGGCAGGACCATCCAGACCACGAAGGCCAGCGCGGCGACGATCCACGCCGCGGCGGCCTGGTGGGCGCGCCCGCGGGCCAGCGCGGCCTGGTTGAGCGTGCCCGCTGCCAGGTGCAGGCCCATGCCGACGGCGATGACGGCCAGGCCCAGGCGGCCGTAGCCCTGGTCGGAGGGGAACAGGACGTCCATGACCCACGGGCCGATCGCCAGCAGCCCGACCGCGACCGCGCCCGCGAAGGCGACGATGACGAGGATCGTCTGGCGGATGGCCCGCGCGAACGCCGCGTGGCCCTCCGTGGCCTCCAGGCCGGCGAGGTGGGGCAGCAAGGAGGTCTGCACGGCCTGGAAGAGCTGCAGCGGCGCGCGGGCGATGAGCAGCGCGCTGAACACGACGCCGGCCTTCCCGGAGTCGGGCACGAGCAGCACAGCGGCGTTGAGCAGCGTCTGCTCGCCGAGCTGGATGAGCGCGACGGAGCCCGCGAAGCCCGCGCCCTGGCGCATGTCGCCGCGGGCGCGCGGCACGTCCTGGGCGGCGGCGGCGCCCGCCTCGTGGCGGCCCAGCGCCCACGGGATGACGCACAGCGAGGCCAGCGGCGCGGCGACGATGCCCAGCGCGACGGCGGTCTCGCCGGTGCTGATGCCCACCGCGACGGCCACGGGGAAGGCGAAGCGCGAGAGCGACTCGAACAGCACGAGCCCGCCGTAGAGGCCGAACCACTGGTGCCCGGCGAAGTAGCCGCGGGCGAAGTAGCTGGCGGCGTAGGCCAGGGCGGCGCCGACGAGCACCCAGTACAGCGAGGACTCGCCGTCGAACAGGCCGTCCTGGATCGGGCCGCGCAGCGCCAGGGCCACGACGAGGAACGTCGCGGCGAAGGCGAGCTGAATGAGGGCGGGGACGCGCAGCGGGTGGCCGCCGGCCGAGCCGCGGGCGCGGCGGTCGGCGATGGTGCGCGAGAGGAGCTGCTCGACGGGCCGGTAGATCACCGACATGACGACGAAGAGCACGGCCCACAGCGTCGAGACACGGCCGTAGGCGTCGTCCTCCAGGACGTGGCGGGCGACCGAGAAGTAGGCGAACGTGAAGAGCCCGGTCGCCGCGATCCCGATGCTCAGGATGCGGGCGCCGCTGCCGAACGAGCGGCTCGCGCCGTCCTGGGAGGCCTCAGCCAAGCTTGACGAGCAGCATGGTCCACGGGAACGGCGAGCGTGCCTGCACGACGCTGCCGTGGCGGCTCAACAGCTCCACGAACGAGCGCTTGGACCAGTGGTTGACGTGGCCGGGCGTGTTGCCCAGCTCCTTGAGGTAGGCGCCGCGGGCGAGGTTCAGCCCGCGCCACAGCGGCTCGCGCGGGACGCTGACGAGCAGGTGCCCGGAGGCGCAGCGGGCCATCTCGGCGACGGTGTGCTCGGGGTCCGGAACGTGCTCGAGGACCTCGATGGCCGTGGCGACCTCGAACTCGCCGTCGGCGAAGGGCAGGTTCTCGGCCTTCATGACCCGGTACTCGAGGTTGGGGTGCTGGCGGCCCTTCCAGGCCTCGTGCAGCAGCGGGTCGTCGAGGTCGAGGCCGACGATCCGCCGGACGCCGGGCTTCTGGGCCCACCGGTGGGTCAGCACGCCCTCGCCGCAGCCGACGTCGAGGATGCTCTCGGGCGCGGCGAGCGTGAACAGCTCCTCCAGCGTGGCCTCGAAGTTGGCCATGAGACGGCGGACGACGGGATTGGTCGAGCCGTACTTGTCGTACGTGTTGCCGGTGACCGTGCCCTCGCGGTCGACGGTGACGCCTGAGCTCATAGCTTGAGTGCCTCGCGGTCTTCGGTGCGGCCGGCGGCCTTGGCCCCGGTGGTGGCGGCGGGATGGTCCGGGCCGGCGCCGGGCTGGCCCGGCTCGTAGTGGCTCGGCGGGACGCCGAGCTGCAGCTCGATGCGGCGCACGCGCTCGAAGATGCGCTGGGCCATGATGCGCTGGCTGAGCAGCAGATCGCCGATGACGCCCAGCGCCCCGACCATGACCGCCGCGTTGAAGAGCACCGCGCCGAAGATGAGCGACTGGACGTGGCCCGCGCCCTCGCCGTCGACGTAGGCCCAGACGAAGCGACCGAAGGGGATGAGCGCCAGGATGAAGAGCAGCAGCGCGGCGGTCGTGAAGACGCGCAGCGGCTCGTACTGCGCGTAGATGCGCAGGATGGCCACGGCGTTGCGCCGCACGTAGGAGCTCATCGACGGGAACAGGCGCGACTCGCGCGTCTTCGGGTTGGTCCCGATCGCGACGTGGTCGGTGGCCACCAGCAGCTTGCCGGCCTGGATGATCGTCTCGAGCGTGTAGGTGTACTTGGAGACGACCGCCATCTGGATCGCGGCCTCGCGGTTGTAGGCGCGGAAGCCCGAGGTCGTGTCGGGCAGGTCGGTCTCCGATGCGCGGCGCACGACCCACGAGCCGAGCTTCTGCAGGCGCTTCTTCAGCGGCGAGAAGTGCTCGATGGTGTCGGTCTCGCGGTCGCCGACGACCATGTCGGCGCGGCCCTCGAGGATCGGCACGACCAGCTTGGGGATGTCGTGGCCGTTGTACTGGTTGTCGGCGTCGGTGTTGACGATGACGTCGGCGCCGAGCTTGAGGCAGGCGTCCAGCCCGGCCTGGAAGCCGGCGGCCAAGCCCTTGTTGTTCGTCAGCTTGACGATGTGGTCGACGCCGTTGGCCCGCGCGACCTCGATCGTGCGGTCCGTGGAGCCGTCGTCGATGACGAGCACCTCGACGGAGTCGAAGCCCTCGATCTCGCGGGGGAGGTCGGCCAGCGTCGCCGGCAGCGTCTCCTCCTCGTTGAGGCAGGGGATCTGGATGAAGAGCTTCATGGGAGGGCCTCGGACGGCGCGTGGGGCGGGGCAGCCTGCCGCGGAGCGACTGATGCGTGCCGTACACTCGCGGTCCGAGTATCTCAGAGGGTACCGTCGGTCGCGGAGCCACCCGCCCGGCGTGGCCCAGGGGTGCCGGATCCCGACCCAGCATGGAGAGCGCGACGCTCACCCCGCCGCGCCGTGAGCACGGCCTGCTCGCGCGGCTGCGCGCCGCGCCGTCCCGCGTTTGGGCGCGGGTGGGCTTCGCCGTGCTCTGCATCGGGGCGGCCATCGGGTTCGTGGTGTACCCCACCTACCCCAACTACGACTCGGCCTACAGCCTCCTGTGGGGCCGCGAGGTGCTCGACGGGCAGCTGCCGAGCTTCGACGCCTACCGCGCGCCGACCGAGCACCCGCTGGCCGTGGCCGCCGGCGCCGTGCTGTCGCTGCTGGGCGACACCGCCTCCCGCGTGTGGCTGGGCCTGACCATCGTCGCGTTCTGCGCGCTGGTGGCGGGGGTCTACCGGCTCGGGCGCATGGCGTTCACGCCGTGGGTCGGCGCGATCGCCGGGCTGCTCGTGCTCAGCCGTCTGGACTACCCGTTCCTGGCCGCCCGCGGCTACATCGACATCCCCTATCTGGCGCTCGTGGCGTGGTCGGCGGCGCTCATCGCCGAGCGCCCGCGGCGCGGCGGGGTCGTCTGGGTCCTGCTGGCCTGCGCGGGGCTGCTGCGGCCCGAGGCCTGGCTCCTGGGCGGCGCCTACTGGCTCTGGTGCGCCTGCCCGGCCCAGCCCCTGGCGCGCCGCGTGCGGACCGCGGCCTACGTCGCGGTGGCCCCGGTGCTGTGGGTGCTGACCGACCTCGCCGCGACCGGTGACGCGCTCTTCTCCCTGCGCCATACGAGCTCGCTGGCCGCCGACCTCGAGCGCACGCGGCCCGCGAGCCAGGCGCCGAGCCTGCTCGTGCACTCCCTGTCGGAGATCCTGAAGTGGCCCGTGCTGGCGGGCGCCCTGCTCGGTCTCGCCCTGGCGCTGCTCTTCGCCCGGCGCCGCGCGCTCGTGCCGCTGGCGCTCACCGCCTCGGGCGTGCTGACCTACGGCGCGATCGCCGTCGCGGGCCTGTCGGTCATCGACCGCTATCTCGCGGCCACCGCGCTGGGGCT from the Baekduia soli genome contains:
- a CDS encoding lipopolysaccharide biosynthesis protein is translated as MAEASQDGASRSFGSGARILSIGIAATGLFTFAYFSVARHVLEDDAYGRVSTLWAVLFVVMSVIYRPVEQLLSRTIADRRARGSAGGHPLRVPALIQLAFAATFLVVALALRGPIQDGLFDGESSLYWVLVGAALAYAASYFARGYFAGHQWFGLYGGLVLFESLSRFAFPVAVAVGISTGETAVALGIVAAPLASLCVIPWALGRHEAGAAAAQDVPRARGDMRQGAGFAGSVALIQLGEQTLLNAAVLLVPDSGKAGVVFSALLIARAPLQLFQAVQTSLLPHLAGLEATEGHAAFARAIRQTILVIVAFAGAVAVGLLAIGPWVMDVLFPSDQGYGRLGLAVIAVGMGLHLAAGTLNQAALARGRAHQAAAAWIVAALAFVVWMVLPIVGDELARAEVGYAGGAGLLCALLWTLYRRPGLGPDPVPDDAEVETAAAPTPIG
- a CDS encoding class I SAM-dependent methyltransferase → MSSGVTVDREGTVTGNTYDKYGSTNPVVRRLMANFEATLEELFTLAAPESILDVGCGEGVLTHRWAQKPGVRRIVGLDLDDPLLHEAWKGRQHPNLEYRVMKAENLPFADGEFEVATAIEVLEHVPDPEHTVAEMARCASGHLLVSVPREPLWRGLNLARGAYLKELGNTPGHVNHWSKRSFVELLSRHGSVVQARSPFPWTMLLVKLG
- a CDS encoding response regulator transcription factor — protein: MRVVLADDSVLLREGLAALLEGKDFEVVAQSGDAEDLLRKVGAHKPDVAIVDVRMPPTHTDEGLKAALEIRSRFPDTGVLVLSAYVEETSALELLSDDAAGIGYLLKDRVSDVDRFTEAVRRVGEGGSALDPEVVSRLLGRRRREDPLEALSPREREVLGLMAEGRSNHAIAEALVVTERAVEKHVTSIFTKLSLPPTVEDHRRVLAVLAYVQSA
- a CDS encoding ABC transporter permease is translated as MAKIAVRGLLARKLRLALTALAVALGVTLIAGTYIFTDTITKSFDTIFTQGNKGTDVALSPNNDLAGDNDPPPIPASVLARVKQVDGVAQAEGAVFSAGGSFRKADGSKLKGKGFSAIAGAHDVKRFESFAPTQGHLPETADEVAIPKGTADNEHLRLGDKLQIQDAAPKKLYTISGIVTIAGVDSLGGGVIAVLTLPEAQRMTGKGTAFDEIEVAAKPGVTPAQLKARIAKVVPKGIEVRTGPEQADQQTKDIKTGFLDFLRTALLAFAGISLFVGAFLIFNTFSITVAQRTREFALLRVLGAKRKQVLRSVLAEGLVIGVVGSAVGLGLGILVAGGLKALFKAFGADLPTTGTVIASRTIIVSLLVGTIVTLISTLAPAFRATRVPPLAALREGLDSGHKRSRWATPLAALLTLGGLALMALGLFGTAKASAALSLMGGGAVATFLGVALLSPRLVGPIAGFVGIPFERLRGITGRIARENTVRFPGRTAVTAGALMIGVALVTFASVFAAGAKSTIREAVDNGSRAQAVVENTDGFSAFSPQATAAVAKVPGVKEVAAIRTAQGRIDGKKKGVTGVDQRTFPDLYHSGWKQGGDATMRALGDGQVLISKKYSEDNGVKVGDTLRIETAKALTVPLKVTGILNDKGGLTGDLVVTNSLLERDFGARKDAFVFVGYDGSRPATQVKAQIDRLLDTQFPEAEAKTNGEFIKQQEDQVNQLLTLIYALLAMAIIVSLFGIVNTLVLSISERTRELGLLRAIGMSRRQVRRVIRYEAIITAEIGAVIGLVLGIVLSILVTRAIDGFRLAIPVGSLILLLVLAALAGVLAAILPARRASRLNVLESLAYE
- a CDS encoding glycosyltransferase family 2 protein; the protein is MKLFIQIPCLNEEETLPATLADLPREIEGFDSVEVLVIDDGSTDRTIEVARANGVDHIVKLTNNKGLAAGFQAGLDACLKLGADVIVNTDADNQYNGHDIPKLVVPILEGRADMVVGDRETDTIEHFSPLKKRLQKLGSWVVRRASETDLPDTTSGFRAYNREAAIQMAVVSKYTYTLETIIQAGKLLVATDHVAIGTNPKTRESRLFPSMSSYVRRNAVAILRIYAQYEPLRVFTTAALLLFILALIPFGRFVWAYVDGEGAGHVQSLIFGAVLFNAAVMVGALGVIGDLLLSQRIMAQRIFERVRRIELQLGVPPSHYEPGQPGAGPDHPAATTGAKAAGRTEDREALKL
- a CDS encoding ABC transporter ATP-binding protein; protein product: MTSIVSAQDLGRVFGEGGAAVTALDGVTVDFPAGAFTAIMGPSGSGKSTLMHLLAGLDRPTSGTVTLDGIELTTLNDDALTQLRRDRVGFIFQAFNLLPVLTAFENIVLPLSIAGRDPDDAWVEQLIDLVGLRDRITHRPSELSGGQQQRVAVVRALASRPAVVFADEPTGNLDSAASTEILQLLRRSVDEFGQTIIMVTHDEEAAGYADRLLVLRDGQIVEDRAPTTSAVA